The Streptomyces luteogriseus genome includes a window with the following:
- a CDS encoding TetR/AcrR family transcriptional regulator, which produces MHVQDSHWSPASALAAGGMTMSAAAGNGRDVSRTTPLRVDAQRNLEHVLRAAREVFGELGYGAPMEDVARRARVGVGTVYRRFPSKDVLVRRIAEEETSRLTDQARAALGQEDEPWSALSRFLRTSVASGAGRLLPPQVLRVSVEDGPGGPRVPQQRPQPGATELRLVPDQPVAVASVPAVAADDAGTSALLEVVGQLVDRARAAGELRADVSVSDVLLVIATAAPSLPDAAQQAAASARLLDILLEGLRSRPA; this is translated from the coding sequence ATGCATGTTCAGGACTCTCATTGGTCGCCCGCGTCCGCACTCGCGGCGGGCGGCATGACCATGAGCGCGGCGGCGGGCAACGGACGCGACGTGTCGCGGACGACGCCGCTGCGCGTGGACGCACAGCGCAATCTGGAGCACGTGCTGCGTGCGGCGCGCGAGGTCTTCGGCGAGCTGGGGTACGGCGCGCCGATGGAGGACGTGGCGCGGCGCGCGCGGGTCGGTGTGGGCACGGTGTACCGGCGGTTCCCGAGCAAGGACGTCCTGGTGCGGCGGATAGCCGAGGAGGAGACCTCCCGGCTGACCGACCAGGCGCGTGCGGCGCTCGGGCAGGAGGACGAGCCGTGGTCGGCGCTGTCGCGCTTCCTGCGGACGTCGGTGGCCTCCGGCGCCGGGCGGCTGCTGCCGCCGCAGGTGCTGCGGGTCTCGGTCGAGGACGGTCCCGGAGGCCCGCGGGTGCCGCAGCAGCGGCCCCAGCCGGGCGCGACGGAGCTGCGGCTGGTGCCGGACCAGCCCGTGGCGGTCGCTTCGGTACCGGCGGTCGCGGCCGACGACGCCGGCACGTCGGCGCTGCTCGAGGTCGTGGGCCAGCTCGTGGACCGGGCGCGTGCGGCCGGTGAGCTGCGGGCGGACGTGTCGGTGTCGGACGTGCTGCTGGTGATCGCCACGGCCGCGCCCTCACTGCCGGACGCCGCTCAGCAGGCGGCCGCGTCGGCCCGGCTGCTGGACATCCTGCTGGAGGGGCTGCGCTCGCGACCGGCGTGA
- a CDS encoding NAD(P)/FAD-dependent oxidoreductase — MVKERARILVVGGGYVGMYTALRLQRRLKRELGRGEVEITVVTPDPYMTYQPFLPEAAAGAISPRHVVVPLRRVLDRCRILIGEVTAVDHAKRAATVTTLATEEEGTGGQRLSYDQLVLAPGSVSRTLPVPGLADHGIGFKTVEEAIGLRNHVIEQMDIASSTRDPAIRDAALTFVFVGGGFAGVEALGELEDMARYAARYYHNVQPEDMKWILVEASDRILPEVGEEMGRYTVTQLRRRNIDVRLQTRLESCADRVAVLSDGARFPTRTVVWTAGVKPHPVLAATDLPRNGRGRLTCTPELSVDGTTHAWAAGDAAAVPDVTAGEQGRECAPNAQHAVRQAKVLADNIVHSLRGEPLERYEHAYVGSVASLGLHKGVAHVYGRKLKGYPAWFMHRAYHLSRVPTFNRKARVLAEWALSGLFKREIVSLGSLEHPRAEFELAAGGKPSLDPPHNPKGSS; from the coding sequence ATGGTGAAGGAACGTGCGCGCATTCTCGTTGTCGGTGGCGGCTACGTCGGGATGTACACGGCCCTGCGCCTGCAGCGCAGACTGAAACGGGAACTGGGCCGGGGCGAGGTCGAGATCACTGTCGTCACCCCCGACCCGTACATGACCTACCAGCCGTTCCTCCCCGAGGCCGCCGCCGGAGCGATCTCACCCCGGCACGTCGTCGTACCGCTGCGCCGCGTGCTCGACCGGTGCCGGATCCTGATCGGCGAGGTCACCGCTGTCGACCACGCCAAACGCGCCGCCACCGTCACCACCCTCGCCACCGAGGAGGAGGGCACGGGCGGACAGCGGCTCTCCTACGACCAGCTCGTCCTCGCCCCCGGCTCCGTCTCGCGCACCCTGCCGGTCCCCGGCCTCGCCGACCACGGCATCGGCTTCAAGACCGTCGAGGAGGCCATCGGCCTGCGCAACCACGTCATCGAGCAGATGGACATCGCCTCCTCCACCCGCGACCCCGCGATCCGCGACGCGGCCCTCACCTTCGTCTTCGTGGGCGGCGGCTTCGCGGGCGTGGAGGCACTCGGCGAGCTGGAGGACATGGCCCGCTACGCCGCGCGCTACTACCACAACGTCCAGCCCGAGGACATGAAGTGGATCCTCGTCGAGGCCTCGGACCGCATCCTGCCCGAGGTCGGCGAGGAGATGGGCCGCTACACCGTCACCCAACTGCGTCGCCGCAACATCGACGTCCGCCTGCAGACCCGGCTCGAATCCTGCGCCGACCGGGTCGCCGTCCTCAGCGACGGCGCCCGCTTCCCCACCCGTACGGTCGTCTGGACGGCCGGAGTGAAACCCCACCCGGTGCTCGCCGCCACCGACCTGCCCCGCAACGGCCGTGGACGCCTCACCTGTACGCCGGAACTGTCGGTCGACGGCACCACACACGCGTGGGCCGCGGGAGACGCCGCCGCCGTCCCCGACGTCACCGCCGGGGAGCAGGGCCGCGAGTGCGCTCCCAATGCCCAGCACGCCGTCCGCCAGGCCAAGGTCCTCGCCGACAACATCGTCCACTCCCTGCGCGGCGAACCCCTCGAGAGGTACGAACACGCCTACGTCGGTTCGGTCGCCTCCCTGGGCCTGCACAAGGGCGTCGCCCATGTCTACGGGCGCAAGCTCAAGGGCTACCCCGCCTGGTTCATGCACCGCGCCTACCACCTCAGCCGCGTGCCCACCTTCAACCGCAAGGCGCGCGTGCTCGCCGAATGGGCCCTGTCCGGTCTGTTCAAACGGGAGATCGTCTCCCTGGGTTCACTCGAACACCCCCGGGCGGAGTTCGAACTCGCGGCCGGTGGAAAGCCTTCTCTGGACCCTCCGCACAACCCGAAGGGGTCGTCCTGA
- a CDS encoding ATP-binding SpoIIE family protein phosphatase: protein MNFTRWSARLPGTQRRAAARTEQTASPDRRAEGSVPAARAEQLTDESPSVPAVDELRVREVLDRAPSLVALVHGPDHRIAYVNDAYTTAFGVRPLGECAREALPELDALGLFPLLDQVQRSGKPRTVKSRKAPDGRSYTFTCTPVTQGDGKGGGDGRGVLVFATDVTDHAEAAERLRASERRQRETAVTLQRSLLPQELEQPDDLRIAATYHPGGTEAAVGGDWYDVITLGGGRTALVIGDVMGRGVRAAAVMGQLRTAVRAYARLDLPPHEVLQLLDGLAAEIDANQIATCAYAIHDPNEGKLIYSSAGHLPILVRDENGTVLRAEEPTGPPLGTGGWMHTSGSIPLAPGSTAVLYTDGLVERRDADLDEGIAALERALAGATGTPQVVCDRLVRSAGVTPDHDDDVAVLVLQHPARTGADGELFRNAALELLGGVEAAPRARAFASGVLTSWRFPADLHDLGVLATSELVANSLQHGTPPMRLRLRRTDRRLIIEVTDGDDHLPRRRRAEPGDESGRGIAIVATIASNWGCRRTPGGGKAVWCEFALPRTQNT, encoded by the coding sequence GTGAACTTCACGCGCTGGAGCGCCCGGCTCCCCGGAACGCAGCGCCGCGCCGCAGCGCGGACCGAGCAGACGGCCTCCCCGGACCGGCGGGCGGAAGGCTCCGTACCCGCCGCCCGTGCCGAACAACTGACCGACGAGTCGCCGTCCGTACCCGCCGTCGACGAACTGCGGGTGCGTGAGGTCCTCGACCGCGCCCCCTCCCTCGTCGCCCTGGTCCACGGCCCCGACCACCGCATCGCCTACGTCAACGACGCCTACACGACCGCCTTCGGCGTACGCCCCCTGGGCGAATGCGCCCGCGAGGCCCTCCCCGAACTGGACGCCCTCGGCCTGTTCCCCCTCCTGGACCAGGTCCAGCGCAGCGGCAAGCCGCGCACCGTCAAGTCCCGCAAGGCCCCCGACGGCCGCTCCTACACCTTCACCTGCACCCCGGTCACCCAGGGCGACGGCAAGGGCGGCGGTGACGGCCGCGGCGTCCTGGTCTTCGCCACCGACGTCACCGACCACGCCGAAGCCGCCGAACGCCTGCGCGCGAGCGAACGCCGCCAGCGCGAAACGGCGGTCACCCTCCAGCGCTCCCTGCTCCCCCAGGAGCTCGAGCAGCCGGACGACCTGCGCATCGCCGCCACCTACCACCCCGGCGGCACCGAAGCCGCGGTCGGCGGCGACTGGTACGACGTCATCACCCTGGGCGGCGGCCGCACGGCCCTGGTCATCGGCGACGTCATGGGCCGGGGCGTCCGCGCCGCGGCGGTCATGGGCCAGCTTCGCACCGCGGTCCGCGCCTACGCCCGCCTCGACCTCCCGCCGCACGAGGTCCTCCAGCTCCTGGACGGCCTGGCCGCCGAGATCGACGCCAACCAGATCGCCACCTGCGCGTACGCCATCCACGACCCGAACGAGGGCAAGCTGATCTACTCCTCGGCGGGCCACCTCCCGATCCTCGTCCGCGACGAGAACGGCACGGTCCTGCGCGCCGAAGAACCCACCGGCCCCCCGCTCGGCACCGGCGGCTGGATGCACACCTCGGGCTCGATCCCCCTCGCCCCCGGCTCCACGGCGGTCCTCTACACGGACGGCCTGGTGGAGCGCCGTGACGCGGACCTGGACGAGGGCATCGCCGCCCTGGAACGCGCCCTGGCCGGAGCCACCGGCACCCCCCAGGTCGTCTGCGACCGCCTGGTCCGCTCCGCCGGTGTGACTCCCGACCACGACGACGACGTGGCCGTCCTGGTCCTCCAGCACCCCGCCCGCACGGGCGCGGACGGCGAGCTCTTCCGCAACGCCGCCCTGGAACTCCTGGGCGGCGTGGAAGCGGCCCCCCGCGCGCGTGCCTTCGCCTCCGGCGTCCTGACCAGCTGGCGCTTCCCCGCCGACCTGCACGACCTGGGAGTCCTGGCCACCAGCGAACTGGTCGCCAACTCCCTCCAGCACGGCACCCCGCCGATGAGACTGCGCCTGCGCCGCACGGACAGACGCCTGATCATCGAGGTCACCGACGGCGACGACCACCTCCCCAGACGCCGCCGCGCGGAACCGGGCGACGAATCGGGCCGCGGCATCGCCATCGTCGCCACGATCGCCTCGAACTGGGGCTGCCGCCGCACACCCGGCGGCGGCAAGGCGGTCTGGTGCGAGTTCGCACTGCCCCGCACCCAGAACACGTAG
- a CDS encoding MFS transporter has translation MGAAMRRIHVGNALSAFGLGFTVPYLYVYVAQVRGLGAMTAGLVLAVFAVAALVVLPFAGRAIVRRGPLPVLLTALITAAVGALSLGIASSAAAVLVSASLLGAGQAVMQPALATMIVDCSSADTRSRAFAMQFFLQNLGLGVGGLIGGHLVDTTSAASFTLLFAIEAAMFLLLVVVMVTVRMPHAPRMEGAPQASGRGSWKQLMGNRAMVQLCVLGFVLFFACYGQFESGLSAYGVEAAGISTSALGTALAANTLMIVVAQFAVLRFVERRRRSRVIAAVGLIWAVAWAVAGYAGLGHGSQEMATAAFVSTYALFGLGEAMLSPTVAPLVADLAPEGMAGQYNSAFALVKQLALAVGPAVGGPLGASLHAPYIVAFLVFSLGITVLAVRLGRQLTDAQDQPWLGKSRVVARGGAPVSADV, from the coding sequence ATGGGCGCAGCGATGCGCCGGATTCACGTGGGCAACGCACTCAGCGCGTTCGGGCTCGGCTTCACGGTCCCGTACCTGTACGTCTATGTGGCGCAGGTGCGAGGGCTGGGGGCCATGACGGCGGGTCTCGTACTCGCCGTCTTCGCCGTGGCCGCGCTGGTCGTGCTGCCGTTCGCCGGGCGGGCCATCGTCCGGCGGGGCCCGCTGCCGGTGTTGCTCACCGCCCTGATCACCGCCGCTGTGGGCGCGCTCAGTCTGGGGATCGCGAGCAGCGCCGCGGCGGTGCTGGTGTCGGCTTCCCTGCTGGGGGCCGGGCAGGCCGTGATGCAGCCGGCGCTCGCGACGATGATCGTCGACTGCTCGTCGGCGGACACGCGGTCGCGTGCCTTCGCCATGCAGTTCTTCCTGCAGAACCTGGGGCTCGGCGTCGGTGGCCTGATCGGCGGGCATCTGGTGGACACCACCAGCGCCGCCTCCTTCACGCTGCTCTTCGCGATCGAGGCGGCGATGTTCCTGCTGCTGGTCGTGGTGATGGTGACCGTGCGGATGCCGCACGCGCCGCGGATGGAGGGCGCTCCCCAGGCCTCCGGCCGGGGCAGCTGGAAGCAGCTGATGGGCAACCGGGCCATGGTGCAGCTGTGCGTGCTGGGCTTCGTGCTGTTCTTCGCCTGCTATGGGCAGTTCGAGTCGGGGCTCAGTGCGTACGGGGTCGAGGCCGCCGGGATCTCGACGTCCGCACTGGGGACCGCGCTCGCCGCCAACACGCTGATGATCGTCGTCGCGCAGTTCGCCGTGCTGCGGTTCGTGGAGCGGCGCCGGCGCTCGCGGGTGATCGCCGCTGTAGGGCTGATCTGGGCCGTGGCGTGGGCCGTCGCCGGGTACGCGGGGCTGGGGCACGGAAGCCAGGAGATGGCGACGGCCGCGTTCGTCTCGACGTACGCGCTGTTCGGGCTGGGTGAGGCGATGTTGTCGCCGACCGTGGCCCCGCTGGTCGCGGATCTCGCGCCGGAGGGCATGGCGGGGCAGTACAACTCCGCGTTCGCCCTGGTCAAGCAGCTCGCGCTGGCCGTCGGGCCGGCGGTGGGCGGGCCGCTGGGGGCCTCGCTGCACGCGCCGTACATCGTGGCGTTCCTGGTGTTCTCGCTGGGGATCACCGTCCTGGCCGTGCGGTTGGGGCGGCAGCTGACCGATGCGCAGGATCAGCCGTGGCTCGGCAAGAGCCGGGTCGTGGCGCGGGGTGGGGCGCCCGTTTCCGCGGACGTCTGA
- a CDS encoding MarR family winged helix-turn-helix transcriptional regulator, whose translation MGDTPGPSEPTLEEQIAAYQREFRDLDPQVEQIVSALSRLNRRMNVAYGRQTSALGISNAEWEVLKALVLSGAPYRLGPSDLAKRLGLTPAAMTHRIDRMVAESLVTRERDESNRVRVIVELTSEGREKWLEAMRLASVFEEDLLQDLTPGERTALGEVLTRLLRRVEDAQPDAGGRLTDLD comes from the coding sequence ATGGGCGACACCCCCGGCCCCAGCGAGCCGACCCTCGAAGAGCAGATCGCCGCGTACCAGCGCGAGTTCCGGGACCTCGACCCCCAGGTCGAGCAGATCGTCTCGGCCCTCTCCCGCCTGAACCGCCGCATGAACGTCGCCTACGGCCGTCAGACCTCGGCCCTCGGCATCAGCAACGCGGAGTGGGAGGTCCTCAAGGCCCTCGTCCTCTCCGGCGCTCCCTACCGTCTGGGCCCCAGCGACCTCGCCAAGCGCCTCGGGCTCACCCCGGCCGCGATGACCCACCGGATCGACCGCATGGTTGCCGAATCCCTGGTGACCCGTGAGCGGGACGAGTCCAACCGCGTACGAGTCATCGTGGAGCTGACATCAGAGGGGCGGGAGAAGTGGCTGGAGGCGATGCGCCTGGCGTCGGTCTTCGAGGAGGACCTGCTCCAGGACCTGACCCCCGGCGAGCGCACGGCGCTGGGCGAAGTGCTCACGCGTCTGCTGCGACGGGTCGAGGACGCCCAGCCGGACGCCGGCGGACGCCTCACCGATCTGGACTGA
- a CDS encoding response regulator, protein MTTVLIADDQPLQRFGSRMLLESQDDMTVVGEAANGSEAVRMAAELHPDVVLMDIRMPGLDGIEATRRITAAGARTRILIVTTFDLDEYAYAGLRAGASGFLVKDAQPEELLAGIRAVATGDAVVAPSLTRRLLDAYVHHLPADPTAETEGHEDARLTSLTDREREILTVIGQGWTNTEIATRLHLAESTVKTHVGRILAKTGSRDRIQAVILAYDTKLVQPS, encoded by the coding sequence GTGACCACGGTCCTCATCGCCGACGACCAGCCCCTTCAGCGCTTCGGCTCCCGCATGCTGCTGGAAAGCCAGGACGACATGACGGTCGTCGGCGAGGCGGCGAACGGCAGCGAAGCGGTGCGCATGGCGGCCGAGCTCCATCCCGATGTCGTCCTCATGGACATCCGCATGCCCGGCCTCGACGGCATCGAGGCGACCCGCCGTATCACCGCCGCCGGCGCCCGCACCCGCATCCTGATCGTCACCACCTTCGACCTGGACGAGTACGCCTACGCCGGCCTTCGCGCGGGCGCCTCAGGCTTCCTCGTCAAGGACGCCCAGCCCGAGGAACTCCTCGCCGGCATCCGCGCGGTCGCGACGGGCGACGCGGTCGTCGCCCCCAGCCTGACCCGCCGCCTCCTGGACGCCTACGTCCACCACCTCCCGGCCGATCCCACCGCGGAGACCGAGGGGCACGAGGACGCCCGCCTCACGTCCCTCACCGACCGGGAACGCGAGATCCTCACGGTCATCGGCCAGGGCTGGACGAACACGGAGATAGCCACGCGCCTCCACTTGGCCGAGTCGACGGTGAAGACCCACGTGGGCCGCATATTGGCGAAGACCGGTTCCCGGGATCGCATTCAGGCGGTCATTCTGGCGTACGACACAAAGCTGGTGCAGCCGTCCTGA
- a CDS encoding sensor histidine kinase, whose translation MDPVTDNRAPEPLTEYAQRLAHRVRAFDGRHPLLWDLPFTGFWVTAALIDYTGGGWRHNAHQLDAPGWLLLTLSLGLSVPLLWRRTHPAAVLAAMVPFAVLNAWTGAALQAALLQLVLVYHLALRRPLRDLWWATALVLVPVVLSAVRHGEGTWDQQIGSQLMSITVAALIGVTVRTRRTYTEALEDRARRLETERDQQAQLATAAERARIAREMHDIIGHNLSVITGLADGGRYAAAKSPERAAQALDAIATTSRQALTELRRLLDVLREEEQQQPDLAPQPGLTDLGRLLDGVRSAGLPVSTTVHGSPCLPPGRQLTVYRVIQEALTNTLKHGGPEATAHIELSYEEKAAVTVTITDTGSRGDTGGISRNGRGLPGMRERTALYGGTLEAGPRPQPEQGWRVRLRLPEESPQ comes from the coding sequence ATGGACCCCGTGACGGACAACCGGGCGCCGGAGCCCCTCACCGAATACGCCCAGCGCCTCGCCCACCGGGTACGCGCCTTCGACGGACGCCACCCCCTCCTGTGGGACCTGCCCTTCACAGGCTTCTGGGTGACAGCCGCCCTGATCGACTACACCGGAGGCGGCTGGCGCCACAACGCCCACCAGCTCGACGCCCCCGGCTGGCTGCTCCTCACCCTGAGCCTCGGCCTCTCCGTCCCGCTCCTGTGGCGCCGCACCCACCCCGCGGCGGTCCTGGCCGCCATGGTCCCCTTCGCCGTCCTCAACGCCTGGACCGGCGCCGCCCTCCAGGCAGCCCTGCTCCAACTGGTCCTCGTCTACCACCTCGCCCTGCGCCGCCCCCTGCGCGACCTGTGGTGGGCGACGGCCCTGGTGCTCGTTCCGGTCGTCCTGTCTGCCGTCCGCCATGGGGAGGGCACCTGGGACCAGCAGATCGGCTCACAGCTGATGTCCATCACCGTGGCCGCCCTCATCGGCGTCACGGTCCGCACCCGCCGCACCTACACCGAGGCCCTGGAGGACCGCGCCCGCCGCCTGGAGACCGAGCGCGACCAGCAGGCCCAGCTCGCGACGGCGGCCGAACGCGCCCGCATCGCCCGCGAGATGCACGACATCATCGGCCACAATCTCTCCGTCATCACCGGCCTCGCCGACGGCGGCCGCTACGCCGCCGCCAAGTCCCCCGAGCGCGCGGCCCAGGCCCTGGACGCCATCGCCACCACCAGCCGCCAGGCTCTCACCGAACTCCGCCGCCTCCTCGACGTCCTGCGCGAGGAGGAGCAGCAACAGCCCGACCTGGCCCCCCAGCCCGGCCTCACCGACCTGGGCCGGCTCCTCGACGGCGTACGCTCCGCGGGCCTCCCCGTCAGCACCACCGTCCACGGCAGCCCCTGCCTCCCCCCGGGCCGCCAGCTCACCGTCTACCGCGTCATACAGGAAGCCCTCACCAACACCCTCAAGCACGGCGGCCCCGAGGCCACGGCTCACATAGAGCTCTCCTACGAGGAGAAGGCCGCGGTCACCGTCACGATCACGGACACCGGCAGCCGCGGCGACACAGGCGGGATCTCCCGGAACGGACGCGGACTACCCGGAATGCGCGAGCGAACCGCCTTGTACGGCGGCACACTTGAGGCCGGCCCTCGCCCCCAACCGGAGCAGGGCTGGCGCGTCCGCCTACGTCTCCCGGAGGAATCCCCGCAGTGA
- a CDS encoding GNAT family N-acetyltransferase, protein MSYVIRSVRAGEWAAAKELRLAALRDPVAHLAFLETYEEAAARPDSFWQERTAGAAEGADTAQQIIAEGPDGRWVGTLTVLVEEPGTTDWAGFPVERKQGHVVGVFVRPEERGSGLTEVLFDAALEWSWAQGLERVRLIVHEENGRAQRFYRRVGFLPSGVTVPLGDAGERELEFVLERE, encoded by the coding sequence ATGAGCTATGTGATCCGGTCCGTGCGTGCCGGCGAGTGGGCCGCGGCGAAGGAGCTGCGGCTCGCGGCGCTGCGGGATCCGGTGGCGCACCTGGCCTTTCTGGAGACGTACGAGGAGGCCGCCGCCCGACCGGACTCCTTCTGGCAGGAGCGGACCGCGGGTGCCGCCGAAGGGGCGGACACGGCGCAGCAGATCATCGCCGAGGGGCCGGACGGGCGGTGGGTGGGGACGCTGACCGTGCTCGTGGAGGAGCCGGGGACGACCGACTGGGCCGGGTTTCCGGTGGAGCGGAAACAGGGGCATGTGGTCGGTGTGTTCGTACGGCCCGAGGAGCGCGGGAGCGGGCTGACCGAGGTGCTGTTCGACGCGGCCCTGGAGTGGTCGTGGGCGCAGGGTCTGGAGCGGGTGCGGCTCATCGTGCACGAGGAGAACGGGCGGGCGCAGCGGTTCTACCGGCGGGTGGGGTTCCTGCCGAGTGGTGTGACCGTGCCGCTGGGGGACGCGGGGGAGCGCGAGTTGGAGTTCGTCCTCGAGCGGGAGTGA